The Vidua macroura isolate BioBank_ID:100142 chromosome 4, ASM2450914v1, whole genome shotgun sequence genome window below encodes:
- the HTRA2 gene encoding serine protease HTRA2, mitochondrial, whose product MAAAARRVRVRCIPVPPGVQRWCRALTGTAEPPPPPPPPPPPPSHPPPPSARGRSLAAAVGAGAAALVLLWARERRRPPLSAAVPAPPPAPPPTSPRAAFNFIADVVEKTAPALVYVEIVGRHPFLGREVPISNGSGFVVSPDGLIVTNAHVVANRRRVRVKLASGEMYDAVVQDVDQVADIATIKIKPKHPLPTLPLGRSAEVRQGEFVVAMGSPFALQNTITSGIVSSAQRGSRELGLAASDMEYIQTDAAIDFGNSGGPLVNLDGEVIGVNTMKVTSGISFAIPSDRLRKFLQKEEHRKSSWFGNAESKRRYIGVMMLTLTPSILAELKLRDPTFPDISYGVLIHKVIIGSPAHQAGLKAGDVVLEINGTVSRRAEDVYEAVRTQQSLALLVRRGYDTLLVSVVPEVTE is encoded by the exons ATGGCGGCAGCGGCGCGGAGGGTGCGGGTCCGGTGCATCCCGGTGCCACCGGGTGTACAGCGCTGGTGCCGAGCGCTGACGGGGACCGCTGAGCCACCGccgccccctcctcctcctccccctcctccttcccatccTCCGCCGCCGTCCGCCCGGGGCCGGTCTCTGGCGGCGGCGGTGGGCGCCGGGGCGGCAgcgctggtgctgctgtgggccCGGGAGCGCCGCCGGCCCCCGCTGAGCGCCGCcgtgcccgccccgccgcccgccccgccgcctaCCTCGCCCCGCGCCGCCTTCAACTTCATCGCTGACGTGGTGGAGAAAACGGCGCCCGCGCTGGTCTATGTGGAGATCGTGGGCAG GCACCCCTTCCTGGGCCGGGAGGTGCCCATCTCCAACGGTTCGGGCTTCGTGGTGTCCCCGGACGGGCTGATCGTCACCAACGCGCACGTGGTGGCCAACCGGCGGCGCGTGCGGGTGAAGCTGGCGAGCGGCGAGATGTACGACGCCGTGGTGCAGGACGTGGACCAGGTGGCCGACATCGCCACCATCAAGATCAAGCCCAAG CACCCGCTGCCCACGCTGCCGCTGGGCCGCTCGGCCGAGGTGAGGCAGGGCGAGTTCGTGGTGGCCATGGGCAGCCCCTTCGCCCTGCAGAACACCATCACCTCGGGCATCGTCAGCTCGGCGCAGCGCGGCAGCCGCGAGCTGGGCCTGGCCGCCAGCGACATGGAGTACATCCAGACCGACGCTGCCATCGAT tttGGGAACTCTGGGGGCCCCCTCGTCAACCTG GACGGCGAGGTGATTGGGGTGAACACCATGAAGGTGACGTCGGGCATCTCCTTTGCCATCCCCTCCGACCGGCTGCGGAAGTTCCTGCAGAAGGAGGAGCACCGCAAGA GCTCTTGGTTTGGCAATGCAGAGTCGAAGCGCCGGTACATCGGGGTGATGATGCTGACCCTCACTCCCAG CATCCTGGCAGAGCTGAAGCTGCGTGACCCCACCTTTCCCGACATCTCCTACGGCGTGCTGATCCACAAGGTGATCATCGGCTCCCCAGCACACCA ggcagggctgaagGCCGGGGACGTGGTGCTGGAGATCAACGGGACGGTGTCGCGGCGCGCCGAGGACGTGTACGAGGCCGTGCGGAcgcagcagagcctggccctgctggtgcGGCGTGGCTACGACACCCTGCTGGTGAGCGTCGTCCCCGAGGTCACCGAGTAG
- the LOXL3 gene encoding lysyl oxidase homolog 3 isoform X3 codes for MGGCSAWAWPELLLLLLLLLGSAWPWVGSAQPTPPGPTHPPGPQLRFRLAGYPRKHNEGRVEVFYNDEWGTICDDDFTLGNAHVLCRHLGFVAATGWAHSAKYGKGVGRIWLDNVNCAGNEKGIGDCKHRGWGNSDCSHEEDAGVVCKDERIPGFKDSNVIETEQSHVEEVRLRPVVSGGRRQLPVTEGIVEVRYKDSWAQICDQGWDSHNSRVVCGMMGFPAEKKVNRNFYKLFTERQQLNYRLHSVSCTGTEVHLSLCSFEFYRGNSSAACGSGMPAVVSCVPGPLFATGNAHKKKQRQQQQQQGQPRIRLKGGAKVGEGRVEVLKSSEWGTICDDRWNLQSASVVCRELGFGSAKEALTGARMGQGTGPIHLNEVQCQGTEKSLWSCPFRNITQEDCKHTEDAAVRCNIPYMGYENLIRLSGGRSRFEGRVEVAVGAGDGDQPRWGLVCGEGWGTLEAMVACRQLGLGFANHGLQIRLAGGRTEFEGRVEVKRGSKWGTVCSDGWTTKEAMVACRQLGLGYSLHAVTETWYWDASNVTEMVMSGVKCAGHEMSLSHCQHHGASLSCRNTGTRFAAGVICSETASDLLLHAPLVQETAYIEDRPLHMLYCAAEENCLASSARLANWPYGHRRLLRFSSQIHNRGRADFRPKAGRHSWVWHECHRHYHSMDIFTHYDILTPNGTKVAEGHKASFCLEDTECEEDVAKRYECANFGEQGITVGCWDLYRHDIDCQWIDITDVKPGNYILQVVINPNFEVAESDFTNNAMKCNCKYDGHRIWVHSCHIGDALSEEANKRFEQYPGQLNNQIS; via the exons ATGGGAGGCTGCAGCGCGTGGGCATGgccggagctgctgctgctgctgctgctgctgctgggcagcgcGTGGCCGTgggtgggcagtgcccagcccacCCCCCCGGGCCCCACGCACCCCCCCGGGCCCCAGCTGAGGTTCCGCCTGGCCGGTTACCCCCGCAAGCACAACGAGGGCCGCGTCGAGGTCTTCTACAACGACGAGTGGGGCACCATCTGCGACGACGACTTCACGCTGGGCAACGCGCACGTGCTGTGCCGGCACCTCGGCTTCGTGGCTGCCACCGGCTGGGCCCACAGCGCCAAGTACGGCAAAGGAGTCG GGAGGATCTGGCTGGACAATGTGAACTGTGCTGGAAACGAGAAGGGCATCGGGGACTGCAAACACCGGGGCTGGGGGAACAGCGACTGCAGCCATGAGGAGGACGCGGGTGTTGTCTGCAAGGATGAGCGCATTCCAGGCTTCAAGGACTCCAACGTCATCGAG ACCGAGCAGAGCCACGTGGAGGAGGTCCGGCTGCGGCCGGTGGTGTCCGGGGGGCGGCGGCAGCTGCCGGTGACAGAGGGCATCGTGGAGGTGCGCTACAAGGACAGCTGGGCACAGATCTGCgaccagggctgggacagccacAACAGCCGCGTCGTCTGCGGCATGATGGGCTTCCCGGCAGAGAAGAAAGTCAACAGGAACTTCTACAA GCTCTTCACGGAGCGGCAGCAGCTCAACTACCGCCTGCACTCGGTGTCCTGCACGGGGACAGAGGTgcacctgtccctgtgctccttCGAGTTCTACCGGGGCAACTCCTCAGCAGCCTGCGGCTCCGGCATGCCCGCCGTGGTCAGCTGCGTGCCCGGGCCCCTCTTCGCCACTGGCAATGCCCACAAGAAGAAAcagcgccagcagcagcagcagcagggccag CCCCGCATCCGGCTGAAGGGCGGCGCGAAGGTCGGCGAGGGCCGTGTTGAGGTGCTCAAGAGCAGCGAGTGGGGCACGATCTGCGACGACCGCTGGAACCTGCAGTCGGCCAGCGTCGTGTGCCGCGAGCTGGGCTTCGGCAGCGCCAAGGAGGCCCTCACCGGGGCACGCATGGGGCAAG GGACGGGCCCCATCCACCTGAACGAGGTGCAGTGCCAGGGCACCGAGAAGTCGCTCTGGAGCTGCCCCTTCAGGAACATCACACAGGAGGACTGCAAGCACACGGAGGACGCGGCTGTTCGCTGCAACATCCCCTACATGGGCTACGAGAACCTG aTTCGGCTGAGCGGGGGCCGGAGCCGCTTCGAGGGGCGGGTCGAGGTGGCGGTGGGGGCTGGCGACGGGGACCAGCCCCGCTGGGGTCTGGTCTGCGGCGAAGGCTGGGGTACGCTCGAGGCGATGGTGGCCTGTCGCCAGCTGGGTCTGGGATTCGCTAACCACGGCTTACAA ATCCGCCTGGCCGGCGGGAGGACAGAGTTTGAGGGCCGCGTGGAGGTGAAGCGAGGCAGTAAGTGGGGCACGGTCTGCAGCGATGGCTGGACCACCAAGGAGGCCATGGTGGCCTGTCGTCAGCTCGGCCTGGGCTACTCCCTGCATGCTGTGACG GAGACGTGGTACTGGGACGCCAGCAACGTGACAGAGATGGTCATGAGCGGAGTGAAGTGCGCCGGCCACGAGATGTCCCTGAGCCACTGCCAGCACCACGGtgccagcctgagctgcaggaacacGGGCACGCGCTTCGCTGCGGGCGTCATCTGCTCCGAGA CCGCCTCCGACCTGCTGCTGCACGCACCGCTGGTGCAGGAGACGGCGTACATCGAGGACCGGCCACTGCACATGCTGTACTGCGCCGCCGAGGAAAACTGCCTGGCCAGCTCGGCCCGCCTGGCCAACTGGCCCTACGGACACCGCCGCCTGCTCCGCTTCTCCTCCCAGATCCACAACCGCGGCCGCGCCGACTTCCGCCCCAAGGCCGGCCGCCACTCCTGGGTCTGGCACGAGTGCCACCG GCACTACCACAGCATGGACATCTTCACCCACTATGACATCCTGACCCCCAACGGCACCAAGGTGGCCGAGGGACACAAGGCCAGCTTCTGCCTGGAGGACACCGAGTGCGAGGAAG acGTGGCCAAGAGGTACGAGTGTGCCAACTTTGGGGAGCAGGGCATCACCGTGGGCTGCTGGGACCTGTACCGGCATGACATTGACTGCCAGTGGATCGACATCACTGATGTCAAGCCAGGCAACTAcatcctgcag GTCGTGATCAACCCCAACTTCGAGGTGGCAGAAAGTGACTTCACCAACAATGCCATGAAATGCAACTGCAAGTACGACGGGCACCGCATCTGGGTGCACAGCTGCCACATCG GAGATGCGCTCAGTGAGGAGGCCAACAAGCGGTTTGAGCAGTACCCAGGTCAGCTCAACAACCAGATTTCATAG
- the LOXL3 gene encoding lysyl oxidase homolog 3 isoform X2, with amino-acid sequence MGGCSAWAWPELLLLLLLLLGSAWPWVGSAQPTPPGPTHPPGPQLRFRLAGYPRKHNEGRVEVFYNDEWGTICDDDFTLGNAHVLCRHLGFVAATGWAHSAKYGKGVGRIWLDNVNCAGNEKGIGDCKHRGWGNSDCSHEEDAGVVCKDERIPGFKDSNVIETEQSHVEEVRLRPVVSGGRRQLPVTEGIVEVRYKDSWAQICDQGWDSHNSRVVCGMMGFPAEKKVNRNFYKLFTERQQLNYRLHSVSCTGTEVHLSLCSFEFYRGNSSAACGSGMPAVVSCVPGPLFATGNAHKKKQRQQQQQQGQPRIRLKGGAKVGEGRVEVLKSSEWGTICDDRWNLQSASVVCRELGFGSAKEALTGARMGQGTGPIHLNEVQCQGTEKSLWSCPFRNITQEDCKHTEDAAVRCNIPYMGYENLIRLAGGRTEFEGRVEVKRGSKWGTVCSDGWTTKEAMVACRQLGLGYSLHAVTETWYWDASNVTEMVMSGVKCAGHEMSLSHCQHHGASLSCRNTGTRFAAGVICSETASDLLLHAPLVQETAYIEDRPLHMLYCAAEENCLASSARLANWPYGHRRLLRFSSQIHNRGRADFRPKAGRHSWVWHECHRHYHSMDIFTHYDILTPNGTKVAEGHKASFCLEDTECEEDVAKRYECANFGEQGITVGCWDLYRHDIDCQWIDITDVKPGNYILQVVINPNFEVAESDFTNNAMKCNCKYDGHRIWVHSCHIGDALSEEANKRFEQYPGQLNNQIS; translated from the exons ATGGGAGGCTGCAGCGCGTGGGCATGgccggagctgctgctgctgctgctgctgctgctgggcagcgcGTGGCCGTgggtgggcagtgcccagcccacCCCCCCGGGCCCCACGCACCCCCCCGGGCCCCAGCTGAGGTTCCGCCTGGCCGGTTACCCCCGCAAGCACAACGAGGGCCGCGTCGAGGTCTTCTACAACGACGAGTGGGGCACCATCTGCGACGACGACTTCACGCTGGGCAACGCGCACGTGCTGTGCCGGCACCTCGGCTTCGTGGCTGCCACCGGCTGGGCCCACAGCGCCAAGTACGGCAAAGGAGTCG GGAGGATCTGGCTGGACAATGTGAACTGTGCTGGAAACGAGAAGGGCATCGGGGACTGCAAACACCGGGGCTGGGGGAACAGCGACTGCAGCCATGAGGAGGACGCGGGTGTTGTCTGCAAGGATGAGCGCATTCCAGGCTTCAAGGACTCCAACGTCATCGAG ACCGAGCAGAGCCACGTGGAGGAGGTCCGGCTGCGGCCGGTGGTGTCCGGGGGGCGGCGGCAGCTGCCGGTGACAGAGGGCATCGTGGAGGTGCGCTACAAGGACAGCTGGGCACAGATCTGCgaccagggctgggacagccacAACAGCCGCGTCGTCTGCGGCATGATGGGCTTCCCGGCAGAGAAGAAAGTCAACAGGAACTTCTACAA GCTCTTCACGGAGCGGCAGCAGCTCAACTACCGCCTGCACTCGGTGTCCTGCACGGGGACAGAGGTgcacctgtccctgtgctccttCGAGTTCTACCGGGGCAACTCCTCAGCAGCCTGCGGCTCCGGCATGCCCGCCGTGGTCAGCTGCGTGCCCGGGCCCCTCTTCGCCACTGGCAATGCCCACAAGAAGAAAcagcgccagcagcagcagcagcagggccag CCCCGCATCCGGCTGAAGGGCGGCGCGAAGGTCGGCGAGGGCCGTGTTGAGGTGCTCAAGAGCAGCGAGTGGGGCACGATCTGCGACGACCGCTGGAACCTGCAGTCGGCCAGCGTCGTGTGCCGCGAGCTGGGCTTCGGCAGCGCCAAGGAGGCCCTCACCGGGGCACGCATGGGGCAAG GGACGGGCCCCATCCACCTGAACGAGGTGCAGTGCCAGGGCACCGAGAAGTCGCTCTGGAGCTGCCCCTTCAGGAACATCACACAGGAGGACTGCAAGCACACGGAGGACGCGGCTGTTCGCTGCAACATCCCCTACATGGGCTACGAGAACCTG ATCCGCCTGGCCGGCGGGAGGACAGAGTTTGAGGGCCGCGTGGAGGTGAAGCGAGGCAGTAAGTGGGGCACGGTCTGCAGCGATGGCTGGACCACCAAGGAGGCCATGGTGGCCTGTCGTCAGCTCGGCCTGGGCTACTCCCTGCATGCTGTGACG GAGACGTGGTACTGGGACGCCAGCAACGTGACAGAGATGGTCATGAGCGGAGTGAAGTGCGCCGGCCACGAGATGTCCCTGAGCCACTGCCAGCACCACGGtgccagcctgagctgcaggaacacGGGCACGCGCTTCGCTGCGGGCGTCATCTGCTCCGAGA CCGCCTCCGACCTGCTGCTGCACGCACCGCTGGTGCAGGAGACGGCGTACATCGAGGACCGGCCACTGCACATGCTGTACTGCGCCGCCGAGGAAAACTGCCTGGCCAGCTCGGCCCGCCTGGCCAACTGGCCCTACGGACACCGCCGCCTGCTCCGCTTCTCCTCCCAGATCCACAACCGCGGCCGCGCCGACTTCCGCCCCAAGGCCGGCCGCCACTCCTGGGTCTGGCACGAGTGCCACCG GCACTACCACAGCATGGACATCTTCACCCACTATGACATCCTGACCCCCAACGGCACCAAGGTGGCCGAGGGACACAAGGCCAGCTTCTGCCTGGAGGACACCGAGTGCGAGGAAG acGTGGCCAAGAGGTACGAGTGTGCCAACTTTGGGGAGCAGGGCATCACCGTGGGCTGCTGGGACCTGTACCGGCATGACATTGACTGCCAGTGGATCGACATCACTGATGTCAAGCCAGGCAACTAcatcctgcag GTCGTGATCAACCCCAACTTCGAGGTGGCAGAAAGTGACTTCACCAACAATGCCATGAAATGCAACTGCAAGTACGACGGGCACCGCATCTGGGTGCACAGCTGCCACATCG GAGATGCGCTCAGTGAGGAGGCCAACAAGCGGTTTGAGCAGTACCCAGGTCAGCTCAACAACCAGATTTCATAG
- the LOXL3 gene encoding lysyl oxidase homolog 3 isoform X1, producing the protein MGGCSAWAWPELLLLLLLLLGSAWPWVGSAQPTPPGPTHPPGPQLRFRLAGYPRKHNEGRVEVFYNDEWGTICDDDFTLGNAHVLCRHLGFVAATGWAHSAKYGKGVGRIWLDNVNCAGNEKGIGDCKHRGWGNSDCSHEEDAGVVCKDERIPGFKDSNVIETEQSHVEEVRLRPVVSGGRRQLPVTEGIVEVRYKDSWAQICDQGWDSHNSRVVCGMMGFPAEKKVNRNFYKLFTERQQLNYRLHSVSCTGTEVHLSLCSFEFYRGNSSAACGSGMPAVVSCVPGPLFATGNAHKKKQRQQQQQQGQPRIRLKGGAKVGEGRVEVLKSSEWGTICDDRWNLQSASVVCRELGFGSAKEALTGARMGQGTGPIHLNEVQCQGTEKSLWSCPFRNITQEDCKHTEDAAVRCNIPYMGYENLIRLSGGRSRFEGRVEVAVGAGDGDQPRWGLVCGEGWGTLEAMVACRQLGLGFANHGLQETWYWDASNVTEMVMSGVKCAGHEMSLSHCQHHGASLSCRNTGTRFAAGVICSETASDLLLHAPLVQETAYIEDRPLHMLYCAAEENCLASSARLANWPYGHRRLLRFSSQIHNRGRADFRPKAGRHSWVWHECHRHYHSMDIFTHYDILTPNGTKVAEGHKASFCLEDTECEEDVAKRYECANFGEQGITVGCWDLYRHDIDCQWIDITDVKPGNYILQVVINPNFEVAESDFTNNAMKCNCKYDGHRIWVHSCHIGDALSEEANKRFEQYPGQLNNQIS; encoded by the exons ATGGGAGGCTGCAGCGCGTGGGCATGgccggagctgctgctgctgctgctgctgctgctgggcagcgcGTGGCCGTgggtgggcagtgcccagcccacCCCCCCGGGCCCCACGCACCCCCCCGGGCCCCAGCTGAGGTTCCGCCTGGCCGGTTACCCCCGCAAGCACAACGAGGGCCGCGTCGAGGTCTTCTACAACGACGAGTGGGGCACCATCTGCGACGACGACTTCACGCTGGGCAACGCGCACGTGCTGTGCCGGCACCTCGGCTTCGTGGCTGCCACCGGCTGGGCCCACAGCGCCAAGTACGGCAAAGGAGTCG GGAGGATCTGGCTGGACAATGTGAACTGTGCTGGAAACGAGAAGGGCATCGGGGACTGCAAACACCGGGGCTGGGGGAACAGCGACTGCAGCCATGAGGAGGACGCGGGTGTTGTCTGCAAGGATGAGCGCATTCCAGGCTTCAAGGACTCCAACGTCATCGAG ACCGAGCAGAGCCACGTGGAGGAGGTCCGGCTGCGGCCGGTGGTGTCCGGGGGGCGGCGGCAGCTGCCGGTGACAGAGGGCATCGTGGAGGTGCGCTACAAGGACAGCTGGGCACAGATCTGCgaccagggctgggacagccacAACAGCCGCGTCGTCTGCGGCATGATGGGCTTCCCGGCAGAGAAGAAAGTCAACAGGAACTTCTACAA GCTCTTCACGGAGCGGCAGCAGCTCAACTACCGCCTGCACTCGGTGTCCTGCACGGGGACAGAGGTgcacctgtccctgtgctccttCGAGTTCTACCGGGGCAACTCCTCAGCAGCCTGCGGCTCCGGCATGCCCGCCGTGGTCAGCTGCGTGCCCGGGCCCCTCTTCGCCACTGGCAATGCCCACAAGAAGAAAcagcgccagcagcagcagcagcagggccag CCCCGCATCCGGCTGAAGGGCGGCGCGAAGGTCGGCGAGGGCCGTGTTGAGGTGCTCAAGAGCAGCGAGTGGGGCACGATCTGCGACGACCGCTGGAACCTGCAGTCGGCCAGCGTCGTGTGCCGCGAGCTGGGCTTCGGCAGCGCCAAGGAGGCCCTCACCGGGGCACGCATGGGGCAAG GGACGGGCCCCATCCACCTGAACGAGGTGCAGTGCCAGGGCACCGAGAAGTCGCTCTGGAGCTGCCCCTTCAGGAACATCACACAGGAGGACTGCAAGCACACGGAGGACGCGGCTGTTCGCTGCAACATCCCCTACATGGGCTACGAGAACCTG aTTCGGCTGAGCGGGGGCCGGAGCCGCTTCGAGGGGCGGGTCGAGGTGGCGGTGGGGGCTGGCGACGGGGACCAGCCCCGCTGGGGTCTGGTCTGCGGCGAAGGCTGGGGTACGCTCGAGGCGATGGTGGCCTGTCGCCAGCTGGGTCTGGGATTCGCTAACCACGGCTTACAA GAGACGTGGTACTGGGACGCCAGCAACGTGACAGAGATGGTCATGAGCGGAGTGAAGTGCGCCGGCCACGAGATGTCCCTGAGCCACTGCCAGCACCACGGtgccagcctgagctgcaggaacacGGGCACGCGCTTCGCTGCGGGCGTCATCTGCTCCGAGA CCGCCTCCGACCTGCTGCTGCACGCACCGCTGGTGCAGGAGACGGCGTACATCGAGGACCGGCCACTGCACATGCTGTACTGCGCCGCCGAGGAAAACTGCCTGGCCAGCTCGGCCCGCCTGGCCAACTGGCCCTACGGACACCGCCGCCTGCTCCGCTTCTCCTCCCAGATCCACAACCGCGGCCGCGCCGACTTCCGCCCCAAGGCCGGCCGCCACTCCTGGGTCTGGCACGAGTGCCACCG GCACTACCACAGCATGGACATCTTCACCCACTATGACATCCTGACCCCCAACGGCACCAAGGTGGCCGAGGGACACAAGGCCAGCTTCTGCCTGGAGGACACCGAGTGCGAGGAAG acGTGGCCAAGAGGTACGAGTGTGCCAACTTTGGGGAGCAGGGCATCACCGTGGGCTGCTGGGACCTGTACCGGCATGACATTGACTGCCAGTGGATCGACATCACTGATGTCAAGCCAGGCAACTAcatcctgcag GTCGTGATCAACCCCAACTTCGAGGTGGCAGAAAGTGACTTCACCAACAATGCCATGAAATGCAACTGCAAGTACGACGGGCACCGCATCTGGGTGCACAGCTGCCACATCG GAGATGCGCTCAGTGAGGAGGCCAACAAGCGGTTTGAGCAGTACCCAGGTCAGCTCAACAACCAGATTTCATAG